The following coding sequences lie in one Yamadazyma tenuis chromosome 3, complete sequence genomic window:
- the LEU2 gene encoding 3-isopropylmalate dehydrogenase (COG:E; EggNog:ENOG503NUBD), translated as MSKAELSLETKTITLLPGDHVGEEVVAEAVKVLKAIERSTPKNIQFNFEKHLIGGAAIDATGVPLPDESLEASKRSDAVLLGAVGGPKWGTGKVRPEQGLLEIRKELNLYANLRPCNFVSDKLLELSPLKAEVVKGTNFCVVRELVGGIYFGERQEQEDSADGTSAWDTEKYTVAEVTRITRMAAFMALQHNPPLPIWSLDKANVLASSRLWRKTVDDVISKEFPQLTLQHQLIDSAAMILVQSPKKLNGIIITSNMFGDIISDEASVIPGSLGLLPSASLASLPDTNKAFGLYEPCHGSAPDLPVNKVNPVATILSVAMMLRLSLDCLAEAEALETAVGNVIDRGIRTADLRGQSTTQEVGDAIAEEVEKILGSSA; from the coding sequence ATGTCTAAAGCAGAACTTAGTTTGGAAACCAAAACCATTACCTTATTGCCAGGTGATCATGTGGGGGAAGAGGTTGTTGCTGAAGCTGTGAAAGTTTTAAAAGCCATCGAGAGATCTACCCCTAAAAATATTCAGTTtaactttgaaaaacatTTGATTGGAGGCGCTGCCATTGATGCTACTGGAGTTCCATTACCTGATGAATCTTTAGAAGCTTCGAAGAGATCAGATGCTGTTTTGTTGGGTGCTGTTGGAGGTCCAAAATGGGGTACTGGGAAAGTGAGACCAGAACAAGGTCTTTTAGAGATCAGAAAGGAGTTAAACTTGTATGCTAACTTAAGACCATGTAACTTTGTCTCTGATAAGTTACTCGAGTTGTCACCATTGAAAGCTGAAGTGGTTAAAGGAACCAACTTTTGCGTGGTGAGAGAATTGGTGGGTGGTATTTACTTTGGTGAAAGACAGGAACAAGAAGACTCTGCGGATGGAACCTCTGCTTGGGACACCGAAAAATACACCGTTGCTGAAGTTACCAGAATCACCAGAATGGCTGCCTTCATGGCATTACAACATAACCCTCCTTTGCCAATTTGGTCTTTAGATAAAGCCAATGTTTTggcatcttcaagattatGGAGAAAAACTGTTGACGACGTGATTTCCAAGGAATTTCCTCAACTTACTCTCCAACATCAGCTTATTGACTCTGCTGCTATGATTTTAGTACAAAGTCCAAAAAAGCTCAATGGTATCATCATTACTTCTAATatgtttggtgatatcattaGTGATGAAGCTTCCGTGATTCCAGGGTCTTTAGGTCTTTTACCTTCTGCatctttggcttctttaCCAGATACCAACAAGGCTTTCGGATTATATGAACCATGTCATGGATCGGCTCCAGATTTGCCAGTTAACAAGGTCAATCCAGTGGCTACCATCTTGTCTGTTGCTATGATGTTGAGATTGTCTTTAGACTGCTTGGCTGAAGCTGAAGCTTTGGAGACTGCTGTTGGTAACGTAATCGATAGAGGTATTAGAACTGCAGACTTACGTGGACAAAGCACTACTCaggaagttggtgatgccATTGCTGAAGAAGTCGAGAAAATCTTAGGCTCTAGTGCCTAA